A genome region from Oenanthe melanoleuca isolate GR-GAL-2019-014 chromosome 2, OMel1.0, whole genome shotgun sequence includes the following:
- the XRCC2 gene encoding DNA repair protein XRCC2: MGDAFGGAESGTQLLARLEGRSSLKNLEPYLFAEEGSPVHGDVIEFHGPEGTGKTEMLYHLIARCVIPKAEGGLGVEVMFVDTDYHFDMLRLVTILENRLAQGTEEMIKQCLGRLFLVSCSSSTQLLLTLYSLENLFCAHPSLCVLLLDSLSAFYWIDRSNGGESLTLQEMNLKKCANFLEKLVTQHHLILFATTQTLMQKSANSAESFLPLKLPHETDTDYRPYLCKSWQQMVTHRVFFSKQCNSGNSKGFTVVSCHLKRNQIVKRSFSVAECGVQF; encoded by the exons aTGGGTGACGCGTTCGGCGGGGCGGAGTCGGGCACGCAG CTGCTTGCACGACTTGAGGGCAGAAGTTCTCTGAAGAATCTCGAACCTTATCTGTTTGCTGAGGAAGGATCTCCTGTTCATG GAGATGTTATTGAATTCCATGGCCCAGAAGggacaggaaaaacagaaatgctttaTCACCTCATAGCCCGCTGCGTCATTCCCAAAGCAGAAGGAGGACTGGGAGTAGAAGTCATGTTTGTTGACACAGATTACCATTTCGATATGCTCCGGCTGGTCACCATTCTTGAGAACAGACTGGCACAAGGGACAGAAGAAATGATAAAGCAGTGCCTGGGAAGGCTTTTCCTTGTGAGCTGCAGTAGTAGCACTCAGTTACTCCTCACTCTGTACTCTCTAGAAAACCTGTTCTGTGCTCACCCTTCgctctgtgttttgcttttagACAGTTTATCAGCTTTTTATTGGATAGACAGAAGCAATGGAGGGGAGAGTCTTACCTTGCAGGAGATGAACCTGAAGAAATGTGCTAACTTCCTTGAAAAGCTTGTGACACAGCACCACTTGATCCTCTTTGCAACAACACAGACACTAATGCAGAAATCTGCAAACTCTGCAGAAAGCTTTTTACCTTTAAAGCTTCCACATGAAACTGATACAGACTACAGACCATATCTCTGTAAATCATGGCAGCAAATGGTAACCCACAGGGTGTTTTTCTCTAAGCAGTGTAATTCTGGCAACAGCAAGGGTTTTACTGTAGTTTCTTGCCACCTCAAAAGAAACCAGATAGTAAAACGTTCGTTTAGTGTTGCAGAATGTGGAGTTCAGTTTTAA